A genomic segment from bacterium encodes:
- a CDS encoding HD domain-containing protein: protein MSTDQKEKFEKKFNRELNFLKNKGRLVDDWINVFNHCFTEGLVASVLGELLGFKEKDQDMLIIAAILHDWFKRNEREAVNKYGAEEYNKKAKESSQFLKEAGYYDDVILLTESVGHSSLSNILGKDFIYQVMHYIDDITFGNAVVSLDERIDELESAERYRELNESGKKLFNGKTYFQVQREVGHIIENEIAKRLKVSPEMIVSLIKRKLKELFNI from the coding sequence ATGAGTACGGATCAAAAAGAAAAATTTGAAAAAAAATTCAACCGTGAACTTAATTTTTTAAAAAATAAAGGAAGATTGGTAGACGATTGGATAAATGTTTTTAATCATTGTTTTACAGAAGGGCTTGTTGCTAGTGTTTTAGGGGAACTACTTGGGTTTAAAGAAAAAGATCAGGATATGTTGATAATAGCCGCAATACTGCACGATTGGTTTAAACGCAATGAACGAGAGGCAGTTAATAAATATGGAGCAGAAGAATACAATAAAAAAGCAAAAGAAAGTTCACAGTTTTTGAAAGAAGCTGGATATTATGATGATGTTATTTTGCTTACTGAATCGGTTGGCCATTCTTCTTTAAGTAATATCCTTGGTAAGGATTTCATTTATCAGGTAATGCACTATATTGATGATATTACATTTGGCAATGCTGTTGTTAGTTTGGATGAACGAATAGATGAGCTAGAAAGCGCTGAACGATATCGTGAGTTAAATGAATCAGGTAAGAAGCTTTTTAACGGCAAAACTTATTTTCAAGTCCAAAGAGAGGTTGGGCATATTATAGAAAACGAGATCGCCAAAAGACTTAAGGTTAGTCCAGAGATGATAGTTTCTCTTATTAAACGCAAACTCAAAGAATTATTTAACATATAA
- a CDS encoding adenylyltransferase/cytidyltransferase family protein, with translation MENRYKTKIISYKEAATIAKRLHHDSKKIVFKTGCFDIFHIGHVRALRYCKSIGDILVVGLGSDKTLKALKGENRPVFSEKHRAELLATLECVDYVVILKEPLKGRIDHEKIISIICPTYYMLPPDDKALLLKQKIADKYGIKICLRKEMKGEFVSTTALLNKVILKNFT, from the coding sequence ATGGAAAATAGATATAAAACAAAAATTATTTCCTATAAAGAGGCGGCAACCATTGCAAAGCGACTTCATCACGATAGCAAAAAAATTGTTTTTAAGACAGGCTGTTTTGATATTTTTCACATTGGGCATGTTCGAGCTCTTCGTTATTGCAAAAGTATAGGAGATATCTTGGTTGTAGGATTAGGTAGTGACAAAACCTTAAAAGCACTCAAGGGTGAAAATCGCCCGGTTTTTTCTGAAAAACATAGAGCTGAACTGCTTGCTACCCTTGAGTGTGTGGATTATGTGGTTATTTTAAAAGAACCCCTTAAGGGACGTATTGATCACGAAAAAATTATATCTATTATCTGTCCCACATATTATATGTTGCCACCCGATGATAAAGCTTTGCTGTTAAAACAAAAAATTGCCGATAAATATGGAATTAAAATTTGTCTTAGAAAAGAAATGAAAGGAGAATTTGTTTCTACTACGGCATTACTGAATAAGGTAATACTAAAGAATTTTACTTAA
- a CDS encoding GDP-L-fucose synthase: MFNLASKKILLTGGAGFLGKFVVSELLKNGASIENITIPRSRDCDLRDRSNCEQVVAGQDIIIHLAAKVGGIGYNKENPASLFYDNAIMGIQLMEAARQVGVEKFLAVGTICSYPKFTPSPFKEEDFWNGYPEETNAPYGLAKKMLAVQASAYRQQYNFNAVTLLPVNLYGPGDNFDSASSHVIPALIKKVFEAKKQNLNTVEVWGSGEATREFLYAEDAAEGIVKALVYYNNSEPINLGSGNEISIKNLAEKIAELANFKGKLTWDKSKPDGQPRRLLDTSRAEKEFNFKAKTNFEDGLRKTIKWYELYGK; the protein is encoded by the coding sequence TATTAAAAAATGGTGCCAGTATAGAAAATATAACAATTCCAAGATCCCGAGATTGCGATTTAAGAGATCGTTCTAATTGTGAACAGGTTGTTGCTGGGCAGGATATTATTATACATTTGGCTGCTAAAGTTGGCGGAATTGGCTATAACAAAGAAAACCCCGCATCTTTGTTTTACGATAACGCTATTATGGGTATTCAGCTTATGGAAGCGGCTCGCCAAGTCGGCGTGGAAAAATTTTTAGCGGTAGGAACTATTTGTAGCTATCCTAAATTTACGCCTTCGCCTTTTAAAGAAGAAGATTTTTGGAATGGTTATCCCGAAGAAACAAATGCACCTTATGGTTTGGCTAAAAAAATGTTAGCAGTTCAGGCCTCTGCTTATCGTCAACAGTACAATTTTAATGCTGTAACTCTTTTGCCTGTTAATCTTTATGGTCCCGGTGATAATTTTGATTCTGCTTCTTCTCATGTCATACCGGCTTTAATAAAAAAAGTTTTTGAAGCCAAAAAACAAAATCTAAATACAGTAGAGGTGTGGGGTAGCGGTGAAGCTACAAGAGAATTTTTATATGCCGAAGATGCTGCCGAGGGCATAGTTAAGGCTTTAGTGTATTATAATAATTCGGAACCTATAAATTTAGGTTCTGGTAATGAGATTTCTATAAAAAATCTTGCCGAAAAAATTGCGGAACTAGCTAATTTTAAAGGCAAGTTAACGTGGGACAAATCTAAGCCCGATGGCCAACCACGTCGATTATTGGATACCTCTAGGGCCGAAAAAGAGTTTAATTTTAAGGCTAAGACAAACTTTGAAGATGGTTTAAGAAAGACGATTAAATGGTATGAACTGTATGGAAAATAG